A window of the Hevea brasiliensis isolate MT/VB/25A 57/8 chromosome 6, ASM3005281v1, whole genome shotgun sequence genome harbors these coding sequences:
- the LOC110634707 gene encoding uncharacterized protein LOC110634707 isoform X2 codes for MEVPKRTRYGFSEICKRELGLSQTFTRRFSASEVVVKQIDLYGELIGHEGCVNAVEFNSTGDLLVSGSDDTQVMFWDWATKSRKLSFPSGHSDNIFQTRIMPFTDDRRIVTSSADGQVRLAQVLENGQVDTTELGKHQGHIYKLAVEPGSPHIFYSCGEDGFVQHFDLRSGSATTLFYCSSFSENSKRPSNSIRLNAIVIDPRNPNYFAVGGSDEFAHVYDIRKCKSDASIDSDTPVNTFCPHHLIGSKNVHITGLAYSNTSELLVSYNDELIYLFQKNMGMGPYPLSISPEDLKKLEEPHVYLGHRNSRTVKGVSFFGPNDEYVLSGSDCGHIFIWEKQGGKLVRLMHGDRHIVNQLEPHPHMPMFASCGIEKSMKLWVPMASEAPPLPDNVEKIMESNRQGREHRSQVTLTPDVIMHVLRLQRRQTLAYIERRYSRADVESDEDEGEAYVLGLSDADASSEEGCSIS; via the exons ATGGAAGTTCCAAAGAGAACTAGATATGGCTTCTCTGAGATTTGTAAGAGAGAATTGGGATTGTCTCAGACTTTCACTCGTCGATTCTCTGCTTCTGag GTAGTTGTGAAGCAAATCGATCTTTATGGGGAGCTAATTGGTCATGAGGGTTGTGTAAATGCAGTAGAATTTAACTCTACTGGCGATCTTCTCGTGTCAGGTTCCGATGACACACAGGTTATGTTTTGGGATTGGGCAACTAAAAGTAGAAAGCTTTCATTTCCTTCTGGCCACTCTGACAACATATTTCAGACCCGTATCATGCCATTCACTGATGATCGGAGAATAGTTACTTCCTCAGCTGATGGCCAG GTCAGGCTTGCCCAGGTCTTGGAGAATGGCCAAGTTGATACAACAGAGTTGGGGAAGCATCAAGGGCACATTTACAAGCTTGCCGTGGAGCCTGGAAGTCCCCATATATTTTATAGCTGTGGTGAAGATGGTTTTGTGCAACAT TTCGATCTGCGCAGTGGGTCTGCTACAACGCTTTTTTATTGCTCCTCATTCTCAGAAAATAGCAAACGGCCTTCTAATAGTATAAGATTGAACGCCATTGTAATTGACCCAAGAAATCCAAATTACTTTGCTGTAGGAGGTTCCGATGAATTTGCACATGTCTATGACATAAGAAAATGCAAATCAGATGCATCAATTGATTCAGATACACCTGTAAACACATTCTGCCCTCATCACCTGATAGGGTCTAAAAATGTGCATATTACAGGATTGGCTTACTCTAACACTAGTGAATTGCTCGTCTCTTACAATGATGAACTTATTTATCTGTTTCAGAAGAACATGGGAATGGGACCTTACCCATTGTCTATAAGCCCTGAAGATTTGAAGAAACTTGAGGAGCCTCATGTTTACTTAGGTCACAGAAATTCACGGACTGTTAAAGGAGTGAGTTTCTTTGGCCCTAATGATGAATATGTATTGAGTGGGTCTGATTGTGGCCATATATTTATCTGGGAGAAGCAAGGTGGTAAGCTTGTGCGTTTAATGCATGGTGATCGACATATAGTAAATCAACTAGAGCCCCATCCACATATGCCTATGTTTGCTAGCTGTGGAATAGAAAAGAGTATGAAGCTATGGGTTCCCATGGCAAGTGAAGCTCCTCCACTTCCTGACAATGTTGAAAAG attaTGGAATCAAATAGGCAGGGCAGAGAGCATCGTTCACAGGTAACTCTTACCCCAGATGTCATCATGCATGTTCTGCGCCTGCAAAGGCGGCAGACACTGGCATACATAGAAAGGAGATACAGTAGAGCTGATGTCGAGAGTGATGAAGATGAGGGAGAGGCATATGTTTTAGGGCTTTCAGATGCCGATGCGTCTTCTGAAGAGGGTTGCAGTATTAGCTAG
- the LOC110634707 gene encoding protein ALTERED SEED GERMINATION 2 isoform X1, whose translation MASLRFVRENWDCLRLSLVDSLLLRVEFIASCGMQVVVKQIDLYGELIGHEGCVNAVEFNSTGDLLVSGSDDTQVMFWDWATKSRKLSFPSGHSDNIFQTRIMPFTDDRRIVTSSADGQVRLAQVLENGQVDTTELGKHQGHIYKLAVEPGSPHIFYSCGEDGFVQHFDLRSGSATTLFYCSSFSENSKRPSNSIRLNAIVIDPRNPNYFAVGGSDEFAHVYDIRKCKSDASIDSDTPVNTFCPHHLIGSKNVHITGLAYSNTSELLVSYNDELIYLFQKNMGMGPYPLSISPEDLKKLEEPHVYLGHRNSRTVKGVSFFGPNDEYVLSGSDCGHIFIWEKQGGKLVRLMHGDRHIVNQLEPHPHMPMFASCGIEKSMKLWVPMASEAPPLPDNVEKIMESNRQGREHRSQVTLTPDVIMHVLRLQRRQTLAYIERRYSRADVESDEDEGEAYVLGLSDADASSEEGCSIS comes from the exons ATGGCTTCTCTGAGATTTGTAAGAGAGAATTGGGATTGTCTCAGACTTTCACTCGTCGATTCTCTGCTTCTGag AGTTGAATTTATTGCTTCCTGCGGCATGCAGGTAGTTGTGAAGCAAATCGATCTTTATGGGGAGCTAATTGGTCATGAGGGTTGTGTAAATGCAGTAGAATTTAACTCTACTGGCGATCTTCTCGTGTCAGGTTCCGATGACACACAGGTTATGTTTTGGGATTGGGCAACTAAAAGTAGAAAGCTTTCATTTCCTTCTGGCCACTCTGACAACATATTTCAGACCCGTATCATGCCATTCACTGATGATCGGAGAATAGTTACTTCCTCAGCTGATGGCCAG GTCAGGCTTGCCCAGGTCTTGGAGAATGGCCAAGTTGATACAACAGAGTTGGGGAAGCATCAAGGGCACATTTACAAGCTTGCCGTGGAGCCTGGAAGTCCCCATATATTTTATAGCTGTGGTGAAGATGGTTTTGTGCAACAT TTCGATCTGCGCAGTGGGTCTGCTACAACGCTTTTTTATTGCTCCTCATTCTCAGAAAATAGCAAACGGCCTTCTAATAGTATAAGATTGAACGCCATTGTAATTGACCCAAGAAATCCAAATTACTTTGCTGTAGGAGGTTCCGATGAATTTGCACATGTCTATGACATAAGAAAATGCAAATCAGATGCATCAATTGATTCAGATACACCTGTAAACACATTCTGCCCTCATCACCTGATAGGGTCTAAAAATGTGCATATTACAGGATTGGCTTACTCTAACACTAGTGAATTGCTCGTCTCTTACAATGATGAACTTATTTATCTGTTTCAGAAGAACATGGGAATGGGACCTTACCCATTGTCTATAAGCCCTGAAGATTTGAAGAAACTTGAGGAGCCTCATGTTTACTTAGGTCACAGAAATTCACGGACTGTTAAAGGAGTGAGTTTCTTTGGCCCTAATGATGAATATGTATTGAGTGGGTCTGATTGTGGCCATATATTTATCTGGGAGAAGCAAGGTGGTAAGCTTGTGCGTTTAATGCATGGTGATCGACATATAGTAAATCAACTAGAGCCCCATCCACATATGCCTATGTTTGCTAGCTGTGGAATAGAAAAGAGTATGAAGCTATGGGTTCCCATGGCAAGTGAAGCTCCTCCACTTCCTGACAATGTTGAAAAG attaTGGAATCAAATAGGCAGGGCAGAGAGCATCGTTCACAGGTAACTCTTACCCCAGATGTCATCATGCATGTTCTGCGCCTGCAAAGGCGGCAGACACTGGCATACATAGAAAGGAGATACAGTAGAGCTGATGTCGAGAGTGATGAAGATGAGGGAGAGGCATATGTTTTAGGGCTTTCAGATGCCGATGCGTCTTCTGAAGAGGGTTGCAGTATTAGCTAG